From Aliarcobacter butzleri, the proteins below share one genomic window:
- a CDS encoding biopolymer transporter ExbD: MYDFNQKPDLNITPLVDIMLVLLAILMVTAPVIEFEEPINLPTGSRSQQTQDVQKIDIIITKDRIVTLNKNKVEIANFADSFLLFSNGKDQNTPVHIRADKSLKYDDIVYVLKSVKEAGFFKVALVTDG, from the coding sequence GTGTATGATTTTAATCAAAAACCAGATTTAAATATCACTCCTTTAGTTGATATCATGCTAGTTTTATTAGCAATATTAATGGTAACAGCACCTGTTATTGAGTTTGAAGAACCTATTAATCTTCCAACAGGAAGTAGAAGTCAACAAACTCAAGATGTTCAAAAAATTGATATTATAATTACAAAAGATAGAATAGTTACATTAAATAAAAATAAAGTAGAAATTGCAAATTTTGCAGATAGTTTTTTACTATTTTCAAATGGAAAAGATCAAAATACTCCAGTTCATATAAGAGCTGATAAAAGTTTAAAATATGATGATATTGTTTATGTTTTAAAATCAGTAAAAGAAGCTGGATTTTTTAAAGTAGCATTAGTTACAGATGGATAA
- a CDS encoding MotA/TolQ/ExbB proton channel family protein — translation MITTLLNYLANSSAITYIVLALLSVYIVLTFWIFLHRNNVLSSLISNEKRSLEALTSRETRFSPLSALNKCSNNIASKELLHACEINIIKDASSGLSWLAIISSTSPFIGLFGTVIGILESFAKFANQSKVAFSIIAPAISEALVATAAGILVAIFAYTFHQILSRKVYELSIFLKAQSQILIAKG, via the coding sequence ATGATTACTACATTACTAAATTATTTGGCAAATAGTAGTGCTATAACTTATATAGTTTTAGCACTATTGTCAGTTTATATCGTACTTACTTTTTGGATTTTTTTGCACAGAAATAATGTTCTAAGTTCACTTATTAGCAATGAAAAAAGATCTCTAGAGGCATTAACTTCAAGAGAAACTAGATTTTCACCTTTATCTGCACTTAATAAATGTTCAAACAATATAGCTTCAAAAGAGTTATTACATGCATGTGAAATTAATATAATTAAAGATGCAAGTTCTGGACTTTCTTGGTTAGCAATTATATCTTCAACATCACCATTTATCGGTCTTTTTGGTACAGTTATTGGTATATTAGAATCATTTGCAAAATTTGCAAATCAATCAAAAGTAGCATTTTCAATTATTGCACCAGCAATCAGTGAAGCATTAGTTGCTACAGCTGCAGGTATTTTAGTGGCAATTTTCGCTTATACATTCCATCAGATTCTTTCAAGAAAAGTTTATGAATTAAGCATTTTTCTTAAGGCTCAATCACAAATTTTAATAGCTAAAGGATAA
- the atpC gene encoding ATP synthase F1 subunit epsilon — protein MDTIKLSIVTPNGEIFNDDVKTVTLPGKEGEFGVLPGHSSLVSSLTVGVIVIEKVDSTEAVAINWGHVKVDEKSVDVLADGAIALTAGKDSEIAKNIEAAKELVNSVKDSNISVAAVEAKINSFA, from the coding sequence ATGGATACAATTAAACTATCAATCGTTACACCTAATGGAGAAATATTTAATGATGATGTGAAAACTGTAACTCTTCCTGGTAAAGAGGGAGAGTTCGGTGTTCTACCAGGACACTCATCATTAGTTTCTTCATTAACTGTAGGTGTTATCGTTATTGAAAAAGTGGATTCTACAGAAGCTGTTGCTATTAATTGGGGACATGTTAAAGTAGATGAGAAATCAGTTGATGTTTTAGCAGATGGAGCTATTGCATTAACGGCTGGAAAAGATTCTGAAATTGCTAAAAATATTGAAGCAGCAAAAGAGTTAGTTAATTCTGTAAAAGATTCTAACATTTCAGTTGCGGCAGTTGAAGCTAAAATCAATTCATTTGCATAA